Proteins encoded by one window of Archaeoglobus veneficus SNP6:
- a CDS encoding fumarylacetoacetate hydrolase family protein: MKAYGRFIARGELCEGYFDVSSGSLNFDGIEFPLNGVKFLPPVEPSKIVCVGLNYIDHARELNMEIPEEPVIFMKPSTAIIGHEDFIELPPQSSRVDYEGELAVVIGRKCRNVSSEEAYDYVMGYTCFNDVTARDLQQKDGQWTRSKSFDTFAPIGPYVVSLSPSNLKIETRLNGKTVQSSTTSNLIFDVPKLIEFISSIMTLKKHDVIATGTPAGVGKLNSGDVVEIEIEGIGVLRNYVR; encoded by the coding sequence ATGAAAGCATACGGCAGATTCATCGCAAGAGGAGAGCTTTGTGAGGGCTATTTTGACGTTTCTTCAGGCAGTTTGAATTTCGATGGCATAGAGTTTCCACTCAATGGCGTGAAATTTCTTCCACCTGTCGAACCGAGTAAGATTGTGTGTGTCGGCTTGAACTATATTGACCACGCGAGAGAACTGAATATGGAGATACCTGAGGAGCCGGTCATATTTATGAAGCCGTCAACAGCCATCATTGGTCACGAGGACTTCATAGAGCTGCCCCCTCAATCGAGCAGGGTTGATTACGAGGGTGAGCTTGCCGTCGTTATCGGCAGGAAATGCAGAAACGTCAGCAGTGAAGAAGCATACGACTACGTTATGGGTTACACGTGCTTCAACGATGTCACGGCGAGAGACTTGCAGCAAAAGGATGGTCAGTGGACGAGGAGCAAGTCGTTCGACACCTTTGCTCCCATCGGCCCCTACGTGGTCAGTCTTTCTCCATCAAATTTAAAAATAGAAACGAGGTTGAATGGCAAAACCGTACAGAGTTCGACAACCTCAAATCTCATATTTGACGTTCCTAAGCTCATTGAATTCATATCGTCGATAATGACTTTGAAAAAGCATGATGTAATCGCAACGGGAACGCCAGCAGGCGTCGGTAAGCTGAATAGCGGTGATGTCGTCGAAATTGAAATTGAAGGGATCGGTGTGCTTAGAAACTACGTGAGGTGA
- a CDS encoding RNA-guided endonuclease TnpB family protein, with amino-acid sequence MKQTLQKTIKIPVSDAITNEKLSKLNRLTARLTYGVQLFLDRIVANDVTTVKEAEKFRKEVEAITGLPSAFAQACRDKALWMYKSYKKQHKEWEKKVSKLERAIERCKDKHKRRKLERKLYRLRKKEPSLPTVSRKIPVMFDYRIGSIEFSYSAKEFRLWMRISTLEKGKRIVIPLHSYSYAEKHLKSWSIKSFQIVWKSRLKRYEVHVVVEKEVIIRPKKVVGIDLGLKRLVTAYEQGEDSRAILVEKSEYKEFFIRMRELNNRIAKLQSLGKIRALKKLRRKRRNIAADFRRKLAVEMAKQFNDAIVFIGLPKDVRTDKHYKGSGNKRLRKRVNHWAFREFAVTLQVELMENNNLAYIVNEHGSTRRCSVCGSKKVQVDDREFLCLNCGHKDDRDVNAAKNILKFGLERLAKVSLKGTGAAVSQLELPMMRLMPLKVETPSVRAE; translated from the coding sequence ATGAAACAAACCCTCCAAAAGACGATTAAGATTCCTGTTTCGGATGCAATTACTAACGAGAAGCTTAGCAAGCTTAATCGCTTAACCGCTCGACTTACTTATGGAGTTCAGCTTTTTCTTGATAGAATAGTTGCAAACGATGTCACTACTGTAAAGGAGGCTGAGAAGTTCCGCAAGGAAGTAGAGGCTATTACTGGCTTACCTTCTGCTTTTGCTCAGGCTTGCAGGGACAAGGCTTTGTGGATGTACAAATCCTACAAGAAACAGCACAAGGAGTGGGAGAAGAAGGTTAGCAAGTTGGAGAGAGCCATTGAACGCTGTAAAGATAAGCACAAACGTAGAAAACTTGAACGCAAGCTCTATCGCTTGAGGAAGAAGGAACCCTCTTTACCAACTGTAAGTAGAAAGATTCCGGTTATGTTTGATTACCGGATCGGTTCAATCGAGTTCTCCTACTCAGCTAAGGAGTTTAGGCTATGGATGCGTATTTCGACTCTGGAAAAAGGCAAGAGGATTGTAATCCCCCTACACTCCTACTCATACGCTGAAAAACACCTTAAAAGTTGGTCGATAAAATCCTTCCAGATTGTTTGGAAGAGCAGACTCAAGAGGTATGAAGTTCATGTTGTGGTTGAAAAGGAGGTGATAATCAGGCCCAAGAAAGTTGTTGGAATAGACCTTGGTTTAAAGAGACTAGTGACGGCTTATGAGCAGGGCGAGGATAGCCGTGCTATCCTCGTCGAGAAGTCAGAGTACAAGGAGTTCTTCATTAGAATGAGAGAACTCAATAACCGAATAGCCAAGCTACAGAGTTTAGGCAAGATAAGGGCATTGAAGAAACTCAGGAGAAAACGCAGGAATATAGCTGCAGACTTTCGCAGAAAACTTGCTGTTGAGATGGCCAAGCAGTTTAACGATGCAATCGTTTTCATAGGCTTGCCCAAAGATGTAAGAACCGACAAGCATTACAAAGGCTCTGGCAATAAAAGGTTAAGAAAAAGGGTCAATCACTGGGCTTTTCGTGAGTTTGCCGTAACGCTACAGGTAGAGCTAATGGAGAACAACAATCTGGCATACATTGTTAATGAGCATGGTTCAACTCGTCGCTGTAGCGTATGCGGATCGAAGAAGGTACAGGTTGATGATAGAGAATTCCTCTGCTTAAACTGCGGTCATAAAGACGATAGAGACGTCAACGCAGCTAAGAACATCCTGAAGTTTGGTTTGGAGAGGTTAGCTAAAGTGTCCCTTAAGGGGACGGGGGCTGCTGTGAGCCAGCTCGAACTACCGATGATGAGGCTAATGCCTCTGAAGGTAGAAACTCCGTCCGTAAGGGCGGAGTAG
- a CDS encoding acylphosphatase — protein sequence MKRITAYISGVVQGVGFRYFTRKVAKEMGVKGYVMNLSDGRVYIVAEGSEEQLEKFISTVRQGPLHAIVKGIEISEGEATGEFEDFKIRY from the coding sequence ATGAAGCGTATTACCGCCTACATCAGCGGTGTCGTTCAGGGCGTGGGCTTTCGCTACTTCACACGCAAGGTTGCGAAGGAGATGGGTGTCAAAGGTTACGTTATGAACCTCTCCGACGGCAGAGTATATATAGTCGCCGAGGGAAGTGAAGAACAACTTGAAAAGTTCATTTCAACCGTCAGGCAAGGCCCACTTCACGCAATCGTAAAGGGTATTGAGATATCAGAGGGCGAAGCTACAGGAGAGTTTGAAGACTTTAAAATACGTTACTGA
- the hisF gene encoding imidazole glycerol phosphate synthase subunit HisF has product MLAKRIIPCLDVTLDESGATVVKGVQFVNLRRAGDPVELAKRYDEEGADELVFLDITASAHGRDTMVNVVERTAEQVFIPLTVGGGVKSVEDINRLLSAGADKVAINTAAVKNPEFVREASQIFGSQCIVIAIDCRRNFDLSKGEYIIELEDGSKAWYEVVIYGGRKPVGIDAVSWAKKVEELGAGEILLTSMNRDGTKDGFDIPITRKISEELSIPIIASGGAGTIEHFYEGFVEGKADACLAASIFHYREIEIREIKEYLREKGVPVRL; this is encoded by the coding sequence ATGCTCGCGAAAAGGATAATTCCCTGTCTTGATGTCACACTTGACGAAAGTGGTGCAACTGTAGTTAAAGGAGTCCAGTTCGTGAATCTTCGAAGGGCTGGCGATCCCGTGGAGCTGGCCAAGAGATACGACGAGGAAGGAGCAGATGAACTGGTTTTTCTCGACATAACGGCCTCTGCCCACGGAAGAGATACAATGGTCAACGTTGTGGAGAGAACTGCCGAGCAGGTATTTATCCCCCTGACCGTTGGCGGTGGTGTCAAGAGCGTAGAAGACATAAACCGCCTGCTTTCTGCTGGAGCGGACAAGGTGGCGATAAACACCGCGGCGGTCAAAAACCCGGAATTTGTAAGGGAAGCATCGCAGATTTTTGGCAGCCAGTGCATAGTGATAGCCATAGACTGCAGGCGAAACTTCGATTTGAGTAAGGGAGAATACATAATTGAGCTCGAAGATGGCAGTAAAGCGTGGTACGAGGTTGTGATATACGGTGGGAGGAAACCCGTGGGAATTGATGCAGTTTCGTGGGCGAAGAAGGTTGAAGAACTTGGAGCTGGCGAGATTCTGCTGACTTCAATGAACAGGGATGGCACAAAAGATGGCTTTGACATCCCAATAACGAGGAAGATAAGCGAAGAGCTTTCGATCCCGATCATAGCATCTGGCGGAGCAGGAACAATAGAGCACTTCTACGAGGGATTTGTGGAAGGGAAGGCTGATGCGTGTCTTGCGGCGAGCATATTCCACTACAGGGAGATCGAGATTAGGGAAATAAAGGAGTACCTCAGGGAAAAGGGTGTACCCGTAAGGTTGTAG
- a CDS encoding MazG nucleotide pyrophosphohydrolase domain-containing protein — MTIREFQQLIRELYFERDAARGVEKTTLWLIEEVGELAEAVRKGSNVGEEIADIIAWVLSVANLYGIDVEEEISKKYPGYCIRCGKKPCRCKE, encoded by the coding sequence GTGACAATAAGGGAGTTCCAGCAGCTCATCAGAGAGCTTTACTTTGAGAGGGATGCGGCAAGAGGAGTGGAGAAGACCACCCTCTGGCTCATTGAGGAAGTGGGCGAGCTTGCAGAAGCTGTTAGGAAAGGAAGCAACGTGGGCGAAGAAATTGCAGACATAATCGCTTGGGTTTTAAGTGTAGCAAACCTTTACGGAATCGACGTGGAAGAAGAAATTTCGAAGAAATATCCTGGCTACTGCATTAGATGTGGTAAAAAGCCCTGCAGGTGTAAAGAATGA
- a CDS encoding nicotinate phosphoribosyltransferase — protein sequence MTFLIVDGEDIRKGEVTDRYFIWTERILKEKGVNPLVVAEVTTSTWGIFTGLNDVLKLMEGLPVDVYAMPEGTLFFPHEPVLTIVGRYLDFARFETALLGFICHASGVATAAFKAKLAAGDRKVLSFGTRRQHPALAAMIERAAYIGCVDGVSNYAAEKYLGIKSVGTMPHALIISFGNQIEAWKAFNEVVDKKVPRTMLVDTYCDEKSEAIMAIENVERVDGIRLDTPSSRRGDLRKIIEEIRWELDIRGRKDVKIVLSGGIDVETILKLRDVVDVFGVGTYIAAAKPADFALDIVEREGNFVAKRGKRGGMKQVYRDWEKMEDEIRLFRDKAPEGKEPLLVKFMESGRILKEISMEDARRLALRQMEIIRELGRVDEFLM from the coding sequence ATGACATTTCTGATTGTTGATGGCGAGGACATTAGGAAGGGTGAAGTCACCGACCGCTACTTCATATGGACTGAACGGATTCTGAAGGAGAAGGGTGTCAATCCGCTCGTCGTTGCTGAGGTTACAACCTCTACATGGGGAATCTTCACTGGCCTGAACGACGTACTGAAACTGATGGAAGGTTTGCCGGTTGACGTTTACGCAATGCCAGAAGGGACGCTGTTCTTCCCTCACGAGCCCGTTCTAACCATAGTGGGCAGGTATCTGGACTTTGCAAGGTTCGAAACCGCTCTTCTCGGCTTCATCTGCCATGCAAGCGGAGTGGCGACAGCAGCGTTCAAGGCAAAGCTCGCTGCAGGAGACAGAAAGGTTCTATCTTTCGGAACGAGAAGACAGCACCCCGCACTTGCTGCGATGATAGAGAGAGCAGCATACATTGGTTGTGTTGACGGTGTGAGTAACTACGCGGCGGAGAAGTACCTTGGCATAAAGAGTGTGGGAACGATGCCTCACGCACTGATAATCTCCTTTGGCAACCAGATTGAAGCGTGGAAGGCCTTTAACGAGGTTGTTGATAAAAAAGTTCCAAGGACTATGCTCGTCGATACATACTGCGACGAGAAAAGCGAGGCAATAATGGCAATTGAAAACGTCGAGAGGGTCGATGGTATCAGACTCGACACCCCGAGCTCGAGGAGAGGAGATCTGAGGAAGATAATCGAAGAGATAAGATGGGAACTGGATATAAGGGGCAGAAAGGATGTTAAAATTGTCCTGAGCGGTGGCATCGATGTTGAAACTATCCTGAAACTTAGAGATGTTGTTGACGTGTTTGGTGTAGGAACGTACATCGCGGCTGCAAAGCCGGCAGACTTTGCTCTGGACATAGTGGAAAGAGAAGGAAATTTTGTTGCCAAGCGTGGCAAGAGGGGCGGAATGAAACAGGTCTACAGAGACTGGGAAAAAATGGAGGACGAAATCAGGCTTTTCAGAGATAAAGCGCCTGAGGGTAAAGAGCCGCTGCTTGTGAAGTTCATGGAAAGTGGAAGAATCCTGAAGGAGATATCGATGGAAGATGCAAGGAGACTTGCATTGAGGCAGATGGAGATTATAAGAGAGTTAGGAAGAGTAGATGAATTTTTGATGTGA
- the trkA gene encoding Trk system potassium transporter TrkA translates to MRIVIAGAGEVGYNLARELSHNYEVIVIENDERKADEVDKLNVEVIRGNAASPSVLSKADVGNADIFIGVTGNDEANLIAGIAARKLGVKKTIVRVGNPEYVDKPIVKDHFMGYDVVICPQLALASAIANLVTIPGAVDFVSFSGGKVDMVEIIIPKGSPVAGKKVAELPLPENVILTAVYRNGELIVPRGDTELREGDKVAVVGTWESIGKMTRVFGDPVVKNVVIFGGGIVGSYVARILDKSNLNIKIIDSNPEVCESLCRVLKRTRVIIGDATDLDLLMEEEVGKSDVAIATTESDGKNLLVSLLAKSLGAKKAIARVEKVGYAKLFEKVGVDAALSPRKITYAEVIKNLRLMDVHTLAELGGEAAVLEVSVKSEKLSGRRIRDIKLPKRAIIGAILRGDECLIPKGETELRLGDKLLVFTTWEDIEEVEDRLS, encoded by the coding sequence ATGCGGATAGTGATTGCAGGAGCTGGCGAAGTTGGCTACAACTTAGCAAGAGAATTATCCCATAACTACGAGGTCATTGTCATAGAAAATGATGAAAGAAAAGCAGACGAGGTAGATAAGCTCAACGTTGAAGTTATCAGAGGTAATGCAGCGAGTCCGAGCGTTCTCAGCAAGGCAGACGTTGGCAATGCAGACATATTCATAGGAGTTACAGGAAACGATGAGGCGAACCTCATAGCCGGCATTGCCGCCAGAAAGCTTGGAGTTAAGAAGACGATCGTTAGGGTTGGAAACCCGGAGTACGTGGATAAACCCATTGTTAAAGACCACTTTATGGGTTACGATGTTGTAATCTGCCCGCAACTCGCCCTTGCAAGTGCCATAGCAAACCTCGTTACAATTCCCGGAGCCGTTGACTTCGTCTCTTTCAGCGGCGGTAAGGTGGATATGGTTGAAATAATCATCCCTAAGGGTTCTCCTGTAGCGGGAAAAAAGGTTGCCGAGCTTCCTCTTCCTGAAAATGTTATACTTACAGCAGTTTACAGAAACGGGGAGCTGATAGTTCCGAGGGGCGATACCGAGCTTAGAGAAGGAGACAAAGTCGCTGTAGTCGGAACGTGGGAGAGCATAGGGAAAATGACCAGAGTTTTCGGCGACCCTGTTGTTAAGAACGTCGTTATTTTCGGTGGAGGAATAGTTGGAAGCTACGTTGCTCGAATTCTGGACAAGAGCAACCTTAACATCAAAATCATAGATTCTAACCCTGAAGTTTGTGAAAGTCTCTGCAGAGTTCTGAAGAGGACGAGAGTCATAATAGGCGACGCCACAGACCTCGATTTGCTGATGGAAGAGGAGGTCGGAAAGTCTGATGTGGCAATAGCTACGACAGAGAGTGACGGTAAAAACCTCCTCGTCTCCCTCCTTGCAAAGAGTCTCGGGGCGAAAAAGGCCATAGCGAGAGTGGAAAAGGTTGGCTACGCAAAGCTCTTTGAGAAGGTTGGCGTTGACGCGGCTCTTTCGCCAAGGAAAATCACCTACGCAGAAGTTATAAAAAATCTGAGGCTGATGGATGTTCACACGCTGGCAGAGCTTGGTGGTGAAGCTGCCGTTCTCGAAGTGAGTGTTAAGAGTGAAAAGCTGTCAGGCAGGCGGATAAGAGATATAAAGCTGCCAAAGAGAGCTATCATAGGCGCAATACTGAGGGGTGACGAATGCCTGATTCCGAAGGGTGAGACTGAGCTAAGACTTGGCGACAAGCTCCTCGTCTTCACGACGTGGGAAGATATAGAGGAAGTAGAAGACAGGCTCAGTTAG
- a CDS encoding TrkH family potassium uptake protein, with amino-acid sequence MNVRLVLNFLGRILIYFSLIMLLPLAIAYYYGEPVKPFIAAQAAAIATGVVFMLLKPESELLRYKEGMAIVGLGWLSVSIVGSIPLLFHTHPVNAFFETMSGFTTTGATIFDRVEDLPKSILFWRSLTQWLGGMGIIVLFVAVFPAMARKGEKLFQAEYPGVNLGKLKPRVEDTAIILYSIYLFYTVLEAMILYFLGLSPFDAITHAFTTLSTGGFSTHTESIAYFSSPAIEAVISLFMFLGGTNFALHYFLLTGKRLPFRDPEFRIYAAIIAISAAMLAVVNLQKFDLLESIRYSVFQTVSIVTTTGYTTSDFDTWSDAAKMVILILMFVGGCSGSTAGGMKVIRLYLLLEYAILQVLKAAEPRIVRIVRYGEQVINKEALDAIAAFFILYILVFVFSSLTLALSGLDIITSISSVAACLGNIGPAMGLAGAAESYAALPYHVKLVLAVDMWVGRLEMFTVISLFIPQFWMRKW; translated from the coding sequence ATGAATGTCCGCCTCGTTCTGAACTTCCTGGGCAGAATTCTCATCTACTTTTCCCTAATAATGCTGCTCCCCCTTGCAATAGCCTACTACTATGGTGAACCTGTTAAACCATTCATCGCCGCCCAGGCAGCGGCCATCGCTACTGGAGTTGTTTTCATGCTTCTAAAGCCTGAAAGCGAGCTGCTGAGGTACAAGGAGGGTATGGCAATTGTCGGCCTCGGCTGGCTGTCCGTTTCGATTGTTGGCTCGATACCTCTCTTGTTCCACACCCACCCGGTTAACGCCTTCTTCGAAACCATGTCCGGATTCACCACCACGGGAGCCACGATATTCGATAGAGTTGAGGATTTGCCAAAATCTATCCTCTTCTGGCGAAGTCTCACGCAGTGGCTCGGTGGAATGGGAATAATCGTCCTCTTCGTCGCTGTATTTCCAGCAATGGCGAGGAAGGGTGAAAAGCTCTTTCAGGCGGAGTATCCGGGAGTTAACCTCGGCAAACTAAAACCGAGGGTTGAAGACACGGCAATCATTCTTTACAGCATATACCTGTTCTATACAGTCCTCGAGGCCATGATCCTCTATTTCCTTGGTCTTTCTCCCTTTGATGCCATAACGCATGCATTCACGACGCTCTCCACGGGCGGGTTCTCAACCCACACTGAGAGCATAGCCTATTTTTCCAGTCCGGCAATTGAAGCTGTTATATCTCTCTTCATGTTCCTTGGCGGAACGAACTTCGCCCTTCACTATTTCCTTCTAACCGGAAAGCGTCTACCCTTCAGAGATCCCGAATTCAGAATATACGCCGCAATTATTGCGATTTCTGCAGCCATGCTTGCAGTTGTAAACCTCCAGAAATTCGACCTCCTCGAGTCAATCAGGTATTCAGTTTTCCAGACTGTCTCGATAGTAACCACGACCGGTTACACAACCTCCGACTTTGACACGTGGAGCGATGCTGCGAAGATGGTTATTCTCATTCTGATGTTCGTGGGCGGCTGCTCCGGTTCTACGGCCGGTGGAATGAAGGTCATAAGGCTGTATCTTCTTCTCGAGTACGCAATCCTTCAGGTGCTGAAGGCTGCGGAGCCGAGGATAGTCAGAATAGTCAGGTATGGCGAGCAAGTGATAAACAAAGAGGCGCTCGACGCAATTGCGGCATTCTTCATACTCTACATCCTCGTTTTCGTCTTTTCTTCCCTTACACTCGCTCTATCCGGCCTCGACATAATTACATCCATTTCTTCAGTTGCGGCATGTCTCGGTAACATCGGTCCTGCGATGGGTTTGGCTGGAGCGGCGGAAAGCTACGCTGCTCTGCCCTACCACGTCAAGCTGGTGCTTGCTGTAGACATGTGGGTTGGAAGGCTTGAAATGTTCACGGTAATATCTCTCTTCATACCCCAGTTCTGGATGCGTAAGTGGTAG
- a CDS encoding KaiC domain-containing protein has protein sequence MARYYELRELESKAPKLFGIPTGTKLDEMFFKIEEEDGKFVKKPLGGLPYLSIMNLTGVPDSGKSVLAEQFAVTQANAGYRVLFVTVESPANFLYTALKHKSEAMGADFSKVEENIVVIDASESDELRENPKALLDTMAYAIREKKVTNVIIDSITGLYEHKEMMARQIVRQFFNFLKKWRQTGIFVSQKRSAQASESAEAAGGLAVAHIVDGTIVLDKKLVETRWDVSLYGLPIGSVLRTIRIDGCRLCGHDSRTWVFEITEFGTIDIIAPLSEFIKRRGRIGEEKQEKIEEVE, from the coding sequence ATGGCGAGGTACTACGAACTCAGGGAACTCGAATCCAAGGCTCCAAAGCTTTTTGGCATTCCAACGGGAACGAAACTTGACGAGATGTTCTTCAAAATAGAGGAAGAAGATGGAAAGTTTGTCAAGAAGCCCCTCGGCGGACTTCCTTACCTCTCGATAATGAATCTCACAGGAGTTCCCGATAGCGGTAAGAGTGTGCTTGCGGAGCAGTTTGCCGTAACGCAGGCTAATGCGGGTTACCGTGTACTCTTCGTCACTGTTGAGAGTCCGGCAAACTTCCTCTACACGGCTTTAAAGCATAAGAGCGAGGCGATGGGGGCTGACTTCAGCAAGGTTGAGGAGAACATAGTTGTAATCGATGCCTCGGAGAGCGATGAGCTCAGAGAGAATCCAAAAGCTTTGCTCGACACTATGGCCTACGCAATACGGGAGAAGAAGGTAACCAACGTAATAATAGACAGTATCACCGGCCTCTACGAGCACAAGGAGATGATGGCCAGACAGATAGTCAGGCAGTTCTTCAACTTCCTAAAGAAGTGGAGACAGACTGGCATATTCGTCTCGCAAAAGAGGAGTGCGCAGGCAAGTGAGAGTGCCGAAGCAGCCGGAGGGCTTGCGGTAGCGCACATAGTAGATGGAACGATTGTTCTCGACAAGAAACTCGTAGAAACGAGGTGGGATGTAAGTCTCTACGGTCTTCCTATCGGCAGCGTGTTGAGGACAATCAGAATCGACGGCTGCAGACTCTGCGGGCACGATTCAAGAACATGGGTCTTTGAGATAACAGAATTCGGAACAATAGACATCATAGCTCCGCTCAGCGAGTTCATAAAGAGGAGGGGCAGGATTGGGGAAGAAAAGCAGGAAAAGATTGAAGAGGTAGAATAA
- a CDS encoding circadian clock protein KaiC, translating to MEVIAKPKGGNIDKMAEKVFMESINLLGGLKKLVEYRNLTWLPSLAEAAYVIVLKNEAFKTYGEIAKELGITEQTARNVATADEEKVKEYIEGRLEEKPNEHIAGGIAKLAYRKLKEEGRLEEEEVVIRHDEIEVLGIDWAVHVLVRIKGLDFPVGKEQLAERLEGMVIKGKNVEEILDKLEYPVKSPAELLHKIKLSLEE from the coding sequence ATGGAGGTTATTGCAAAACCAAAGGGTGGAAACATCGATAAGATGGCGGAAAAAGTGTTTATGGAGAGTATAAACCTCCTCGGAGGACTAAAAAAGCTGGTAGAATACAGAAACCTCACGTGGCTCCCATCGCTTGCTGAAGCTGCATACGTCATTGTCCTGAAAAACGAGGCTTTCAAGACGTATGGCGAGATAGCAAAAGAGCTTGGTATAACCGAGCAGACCGCGAGAAACGTTGCAACGGCCGATGAGGAAAAGGTAAAGGAGTACATAGAAGGCAGGCTTGAAGAGAAGCCAAACGAGCACATTGCGGGCGGTATAGCAAAGCTCGCCTACAGAAAGCTGAAAGAGGAAGGCAGGCTCGAAGAGGAAGAGGTGGTAATCAGGCACGACGAGATTGAAGTTCTTGGAATCGACTGGGCCGTGCACGTTCTTGTAAGGATAAAAGGTCTCGACTTCCCGGTGGGCAAAGAGCAGCTTGCAGAGAGGCTTGAGGGCATGGTTATTAAGGGTAAAAACGTTGAAGAAATACTTGATAAGCTTGAATACCCCGTTAAATCGCCTGCAGAGCTTCTGCACAAGATAAAGCTGAGTCTTGAGGAATAA
- the arcS gene encoding archaeosine synthase subunit alpha produces MQASLSLERRDGLARLAVLEVDGMRYQTPMMIDFLQKERFSFVDSIDFGYAPYALKSIDEVRFEMLRSRDENFTIATVCCRPREIVESLLELRMSSLKPIYAPAIATPMNLPLLVYLGVDIVDNILPIVKGYEGVYMLTDAEFSVDMLKELPCNCPVCSEYGAEMKKLGNEERGKLLARHNTAVLEQQIMLVRELIRQEELRNFVEARVKTNPELTAMLRFADMHDFGSFVPRFKRSMMKPTTSESFTRPELALFFKRSVEIYEPKSKTVVILPCSARKPYMLSKSHRELRRRVSFKGVCEIIVSSPLVSPRELELCYPVMNYDVPVTGQWSGDEVEYVAEKLAALLIRGEFDTVIAHVERGYAKVAERAASIAGADVIFTCEGDILSPSSIEKLKKALDDSPKDSFDLYREIFAHMSRYQFGIGMDGRPRGKYPNLELYAGRERVARTDMRYGMLDIDLPFARRLLEERLYWVEIADFEPKGTIFAAGVVDADENIRPNDVVVFYNSEFYGVGMARMSGREMVEAEKGFAVDVRKKGRL; encoded by the coding sequence ATGCAGGCTTCGCTTTCCCTCGAGAGAAGAGACGGCCTCGCGAGGCTTGCTGTGCTCGAAGTCGATGGAATGCGTTATCAGACTCCGATGATGATAGATTTTCTGCAGAAGGAGAGGTTTTCTTTTGTTGATTCCATAGATTTTGGCTATGCCCCCTACGCTCTGAAGAGTATTGATGAAGTAAGGTTTGAAATGCTGAGGAGCAGGGATGAAAACTTCACAATCGCAACTGTTTGTTGCAGGCCGAGAGAAATAGTTGAAAGCCTGCTGGAGCTGAGGATGAGCAGCTTAAAGCCCATCTACGCTCCTGCGATTGCAACACCCATGAATTTGCCGCTGCTTGTGTACTTGGGCGTTGACATTGTTGACAACATCCTGCCCATCGTAAAGGGCTACGAGGGCGTTTACATGCTCACCGATGCAGAATTCAGCGTTGATATGTTGAAGGAGCTGCCGTGCAACTGCCCTGTCTGCTCCGAGTACGGCGCCGAAATGAAAAAGCTTGGAAATGAGGAAAGGGGAAAGCTGCTCGCGAGACACAATACTGCAGTGCTTGAACAGCAGATAATGCTCGTAAGGGAGCTTATAAGGCAGGAAGAGCTGAGAAATTTCGTTGAAGCGAGAGTCAAAACGAACCCAGAACTTACAGCAATGCTGCGATTTGCTGACATGCACGACTTTGGCAGCTTCGTTCCCCGCTTTAAGCGGAGCATGATGAAACCAACAACGTCCGAGTCATTTACACGACCCGAGCTTGCACTGTTTTTCAAAAGGAGCGTTGAAATATACGAGCCGAAGAGTAAAACCGTCGTAATTTTGCCGTGTTCCGCAAGAAAGCCCTACATGCTCTCGAAAAGTCATCGAGAGCTGAGGAGGAGAGTTTCGTTTAAGGGAGTTTGCGAGATTATTGTTTCATCGCCCCTCGTATCTCCGAGGGAACTGGAGCTCTGCTATCCTGTAATGAACTATGACGTGCCCGTTACGGGCCAGTGGAGCGGGGATGAAGTAGAATACGTTGCTGAAAAGCTTGCGGCACTCCTAATCAGGGGCGAATTTGATACCGTAATCGCACACGTTGAGAGAGGTTACGCAAAGGTTGCCGAAAGGGCTGCGAGCATAGCCGGAGCTGACGTCATTTTCACGTGTGAAGGCGACATTCTGTCTCCCAGCTCAATCGAAAAGCTGAAGAAAGCTCTCGACGACTCGCCAAAGGATAGCTTTGATTTATACCGGGAGATTTTCGCCCACATGTCTCGCTATCAGTTCGGCATCGGCATGGATGGAAGACCGAGGGGCAAGTACCCCAACCTCGAACTCTATGCCGGGAGGGAAAGGGTAGCGAGAACAGACATGCGCTACGGCATGCTCGACATCGATTTACCCTTCGCGAGGAGGTTGCTCGAGGAAAGGCTTTACTGGGTTGAGATAGCCGATTTCGAACCAAAAGGCACAATCTTTGCTGCTGGAGTCGTTGATGCGGACGAAAACATAAGGCCCAACGATGTCGTCGTTTTCTACAACAGCGAGTTTTACGGTGTTGGAATGGCGAGGATGTCCGGCAGAGAGATGGTCGAAGCTGAAAAGGGGTTTGCAGTTGACGTTAGAAAGAAGGGGAGGTTGTAA